GCCGGGCAGGCCCAGGCAGACGGGACACACGTGGGTATTGGGCAGAGCTCCGATGTAGTCCGTGGAACAGGGGCAGAACAGCTTGCTCTTCGAGGCGACCTGCACGTGGACTTCCAGGCCGATGACCACTTGGCGGCTCATCGGGATTCCTCCTTTCCCAGGGGGGCGACGGAGGGAGCCCCGAAGGCCCGCTCCAGCATCACCCCGATGCGCACAAGGCGCTGGTCCTTGCGCCAGGGCCCCAGGATCTGCACCGCCGTGGGCAGTCCCTCGGCGATCCCCGCACAAAGCGACAGGGCGGGGAGACCCGCCAGGTTCGCGGGAAGGGTGAAGGCATCCCCCAGGTACATGCGGATGGGGTCGTCCAAGTGTTCTCCCTGCCGGAAGGCCCGGGTGGGAGCGGTGGGGGTCAGGATGGCGTCCACCTGACCGAAGACCTGGCGGAACTCCCGGACGATGGCCCGTCGGGCCTTCTGGGCCTTCAGGTAGAAGGCGTCGTAGTACCCCGAACTCAGGGCGTAGGTCCCCGTGAGGATGCGGCGCTTCACCTCCGGGCCGAAGTCCGCCCCGCGGGTCCGCAGGTACAGGTCCTCCAGGCAGGAAGCCTCCTCGGCGGATCCGTAGCGCACCCCGTCAAACCGGGCCAGGTTGGAGCTGGCCTCCGCGGGGGCCAGGATGTAGTAGCTCGCCAGGCCGTATTCCAGGGACAGGGGAAGGCGGACCTCCGAAAGCAGGGCTCCCGCATCCTGACAGTAGCGTGCCGCCAGCACCAGGGCCTTGCGGATGGGCTCCTCCACCGCCGAGTCGTCGAACCCTCCCAGAACGCCGATGCGAAGGCCCTTCAAGTTGTCCGTGTGCACCGCGTCCAGGAAACGGGGACGCTCCTCCCGACAGGAAGTGGCGTCCAGGGGGTCCGGTCGGGCGATCACGTCCATTCCCAGGGCCAGGTCCCCCACCTCCCGGGCCAGGGGGCCCACCTGATCCAGGGAGGAGGCGTAGGCCACCAGGCCGTAGCGGCTCACCAGACCATAGGTGGGCTTGAGCCCCTGGATCCCGCAGAACGCCGCGGGCTGGCGGATGGATCCCCCCGTGTCGCTCCCCAGGGCCAGGGGAGCGAATCCCGCCGCCACCCCGGCGGCGCTGCCCCCGGAGCTGCCCCCGGGAACCCGCTCCGGATCCCAGGGATTGCGGGTGGGACCGAAGGCGGAGTGTTCCGTGGAGCTTCCCATGGCGAACTCGTCCATGTTGGTCTTTCCCAGAAGGATCGCCCCCGCCTCCTTCAGGAGACGCACCGCCGTGGCGTCGTAGGGGGGCTCCCAGTCTCCCAGGATGCGGGAACCGCAGGTGGTCCGGGTTCCCACGGTGCACAGGTTGTCTTTCACCAGCACGGGGACTCCGGACAAAAGCCCCGGGTCCTCTCCCCGGGCCAGGGCCCCGTCCACCTCCCGAGCCTTTTCCAGAGCCCGATCCTCCAGCACCGTCAGACAGGCCTTCACCCGCCCGTCCAGGGAGCGGATCCGATCCAGGCAGGCCCGGGTCACCTCCAGGGCGGAAAACCGCTTTGCCGCCAAGCCCTGAGCCACCTGCCACGCCGACAGTTCGTGCAGGTCCATCACGCCGCCCCCCCGCCGATGCGGGGCACCCGGAAGAAGTCCCCCTCCCTTCGAGGGGCTCCCTCCAGGACCGCCTCGCGGCCTTCCCAGTTCCGGACCTCATCCTCCCGCAGGGGTGCGGGAGCGTCCTCCAGAAGCCCGAAGGGGTCCGTGTCCTGCACGTCCAGGGATTCCAGCTTGAGGAAATGCTCCCCGATCCGGCGGAAATGCTCCACCAGCGGTCCGATCTCCCGCTCCTCCACCCGTATCTTCGCCAGGGAAGCCACGTGCCGCACCTCCGCCTCGTTCACCTTCACGGCCTTGTCCCCTCCTCCAGGGTCTTCGGGAAAGGGGCGTCGCCCTCCCGCGTCTCTTCCGCCTCCCGCAGCAGCTCCAGGAAACGGGCCTCGTCCCATACGGGGATCCCCAGCTTTCGGGCCTTCTCCAGCTTGCTTCCCGCCCGGGCCCCCGCCACCACGGCAGTGGTCTTGCGGCTCACGCTCTCCCCGGTCTGGGCGCCCCGGGCTCGGGCTGCCTCCTGAGCCGCCTCCCGGGGACAGGACTCCAGTTCCCCCGTGAAGACCAGCTTCCACCCCGCCCAGGGAAGGCCTCCGGGGGCCTTCTCCTCCTGCGGATCCTCCATCCGGACCCCCGCCTCCCGAAGACGCCGGAGGGTCTCCCGGTTGTGTCCGTCCCGGAAAAAGGCCCGCACCGCCGCGGCCACCACGGGGCCGACGCCCTCCACCGCGGCCAGGGCCTCCTCCGAGCAGGCTTCCAGGGCCTCGAGAGATCCGAAGCGCCCCGCCAGATCCGCCGCCAGGCGATCCCCCACGTTGCGGATCCCCAGGGCGAAGAGCAGCTTTCGTAAGGGGCGGTCCTTGGCGACCTCCAGGGCTTCCTTCAGGTTGCGGGCGGAGGCGGCTCCCATGCGATCCAGGGCCGCCCAGGCGTCCTCCGTAACCAGGAAGAGATCCGCCGCGTCCCGCACCAGGCCCACGTCCACCGCCTGCTCCAGGAGCTTCTCCCCCAGGCCCCGGATGTCCAGCCCCCCCCGGGAGGCGAAGTGCCGCAGGCCTTCCTTGAGCTGGGCGGGACAGGAGCGGTTGGGACACCGCAGGGCCACCTCCCCCTCCAGACGCACCGCCTCGGAGCCGCAGGCGGGACAGGCGGAGGGGGGGACGAAGGGGCTCTCGCTGCCGTCTCGGGCTTCCCGGTCCACCCGCACCACCTCCGGGATGATCTCCCCGGCCTTGCGCACGAAGACCCGATCCCCGATCCGCACGTCCTTGCGGGCCACCTCGTCGGGGTTGTGCAGGCTCGCCCGCTGCACCACCGTGCCGGAAAGACGCACCGGCTCCAGCACCGCCGTGGGGGTGAGCACCCCCGTGCGCCCCACGGAGATCTCGATGTCCCGAACCCGGGTGGGCCGCTCCTCCGGGGGGTACTTGAAGGCGATGGCCCAGCGGGGCGCCCGGTTGGTGCTGCCCAGCGTCTCCCGGGCGGCCAGATCGTCCAGCTTCACCACCACCCCGTCGGTCTGGGCCAGGTGTTCGTGCCGCTTCTGATCCCACCGGTCCAGGAACGTGCCGATCTCCCCCGGGGAGGTGCAGCGTGCCCACTCTCCCTGGGTGGGGAAGCCCACTTCCCGGAGCCATTCCAGCAGGGCTCCCTGGGTGGTGATCCCCCGGGCGAGGGGGTCCACCACGTGGTAGAGGAAGAGGCGAAGGCGCCTCTGCGCGGTGATCCGGGGATCCAGCTGACGCAACGCCCCCGCGGCGGCGTTGCGGGGGTTGGCGAAGGGGGGTTCCCCCTCCTCCTCCCGCCGGACGTTGAGTTCCCCGAAGTCCCCCCGGGCCATGAAGACCTCCCCCCGCACCTCCAGTTCCCCGGGGACGGGGAGCGCGAGCCGCAGGGGAAGGGAACGCAGGGTCCGGAGGTTCTCCGTCACGTCCTCCCCCACTCGGCCGTCCCCCCGGGTGGCCCCCTGGACGAACCGTCCGTCCCGATAGCGCAGGGTCACCGCCAGCCCGTCGATCTTGGGCTCGCAGACCACCGGGACCTCCTCCCGTCCCAGCCCCTGCCGGAGACGCTGGAGGAACGCCGCCAGCTCCTCCCGGTCCAGGGCGTTGTCCAGGCTCTGCAGGGGCACCGGGTGGGTCACCTTGCGGAACTCCTCCTTGGGGGAGCCCCCCACCCGGCCGGTGGGAGAATCGGGGTCCGCCAGGTCCGGATGGGCCCGCTCGAGGGAGCGAAGCTCCCGCAGCAGCGCGTCGTAGGCGTCGTCGGGGAGAACCGGATCGTCCAGGACGTAGTAGCGGTGGTCGTGGAGGCGGATCTGTTCCGTCAGCTCCCGGATCCGGGACGCCGCGGCGTCCCGGTCCGGGAGGGGAGTTCCCGAGGCCATGGTTCCTAGGCCCGAGGCCTCATGGTGGGGAACAGGATGACGTCCCGGATGGACCGGGAGTCGGTGAGGAGCATCACCAGCCGGTCGATGCCGATGCCCATGCCCCCCGTGGGGGGAAGGCCGTACTCCAGGGCGTTGACGAAGTCCTCGTCGAACACGTGGGCCTCTTCGTCCCCCGCCTCCTTCTGCTTCACCTGGTCCAGGAAGCGCTCCCGCTGGTCCAGGGGGTCGTTGAGCTCGCTGAAGGCGTTGGCCACCTCGGACCCGTTGATGAACAGCTCGAAGCGGTCGGTGATGTCCGGGTTGGCGGCGTTGCGCTTCGACAGAGGGGAGATCACCGTGGGGTGTCCCATGACGAAGGTGGGCTGGATCAGCTTGTCCTCCACGTAGGCGTCAAAGAACTCCGGCAGGAGATGGTACTTGGTCTCGTAGCCCTTCAGCTCCGAAACCACCTTGTTCTTCAGCGCCAGGTCCCGGGCTTCCTGGTCCGACAGGGCATCGAAGTCGATGCCCGTGTGCTCCTTCACCAGGTCCATCATGGAGGCCCGCCGGAAGGGAGGCTCGAAGGAGATCTCCGTGCCCTGGTAGGTCACCGTCCGAGACCCCACCTCGTCGGCGCAGGCCACCAGGATCTCCTCGCAGAGGTCCATCATGTCCTCGTAGTTGGCGTAGGACCAGTAGACCTCCATGGCGGTGAACTCCGGGTTGTGCTTCAGGTCGATGCCCTCGTTGCGGAAGTTGGGACCGATCTCGTAGACCCGGCCGAACATCCCCACGATGAGGCGCTTCAGGTACAGCTCCGTGGCGATACGCAGGTACATGGGAATCCCCAGGGCGTTGTGGAAGGTGACGAAGGGACGGGCATTGGCCCCCCCCGCCAGGGGGGAGAGGATGGGGGTGCCCACCTCCAGGGTGTCGTGGGCCTCCAGGACCCGGCGGAAGGTCTGGATGATCCGGGTGCGCTTGCGGAAGGTGTCCCGCACCTCCGGGTTGGCGATGAGGTCCACGTAGCGCTGCCGGTAACGCACCTCCTGGTCCTTCAGGCCGTGCCACTTTTCCGGCAGGGGGCGCAGGGCCTTGGAGAGGAGGGTGAACTGGGACACCTTCAGGGAAAGCTCCCCCCTCTGGGTGCGGAAGGGACGTCCGGCCACCCCCAGGAGGTCTCCCGTGTCCACCCACTTCTTGAAGAACGTGTAGGCCTTCTCCCCCAGCTCGTCGAACTGGAAGTACATCTGGAGGCGATGGTGCTCGTCCTCCAGGGTGGCGAAGGCCGCCTTGCCGTGGCGCCGGAGGGTCATCACCCGACCGGCGGTGACGATGGTCTCCTCTCCCCCTTCGTCCGCCTGAAGCCCCTCGAAGGCGGAGCGAACGTATCCCAGGGTGTGCTTCCGGTCAAACCGATCCACCAGGTAGGGGTCGTACCCCTCCTCGGTGCGCAGCCGGGCGAGCTTGTCCTTCCTCTGGCGGAAGATCTCCTCCTCGGGCATCTGGGCGGGTTCCAACATTTCGTCGACCATTGCGGGCGGGTCTCCTTTCGATCGTGTGTCGCACCATTCCCCGGAAGGGGACAGAGTACATTATCCTTCAATGCGGGGAGGTCGGTCCAGTTCTTCCCGGTCCGGCCATTCCTGGATCTGCTTTCGCAGGGAGGCCCAATCCCGGGTGAGCACCGCCCGGTGGCGCCGTTCCGCCGCGCCGTGCCCCCCCCGGAACCACCCCGCCACCATGCGTTTGGCCAAAAGGAGGGCGGTGCGTTCCCCCTCCCGGAGAAACAGATCGTCCCCCAGCTCCAGCAGGGCCTCCCGGGGATTCCGGCGGCCTTCTCCTCCCAGGGGGAGGGGAAACCCCAGCTCCTCCAGGATGCGGGGCACCAGGAGAGGGTCCTTGAGGAGCCCCCGAGCCACCAGGACGGAGGCGCACCCCCCCTCCAGGTACGCCCGAGCGTCCTCGGGGGTGAAGAGGTCCCCCGAGGCCCCCAGGAGTCCCGGGTAGAGCCGGGCCAGGGCACAGACGGCGTCCCGGTCGGCGGTGCCTTCGTAGCGCTGTCCCGGGGTGCGGCCGTGGACCAGGAGGAACGCCGCCCCCGCATCCAGGAGAGCCTCGCAGAACCGGGCCGTGGCGGTCGCCGCCCCTCCCGGGAGCAGGCGCACCTTGACCCACAGGGGAACCCCCAGGGCGGCGCAGCTGCGCACCGCCCGCACAGCCTCGTCGGGCCGCTCCAGCAGGGCCGCTCCCGCACCCTTCCGGGCCACCTTGGGCATGGGACAGGCCATGTTGATCTCCAGGGCCTGGAAGGGGTGGACGGCCAGGGTCAACCGGGCCCCTTCCGCCAGGGAGGGGGCATCGGGCCCGAAGAGCTGCGCGGCCAGGGGGCCCTCCCCCTCCAGGACCGTCAGGAGTTCTCGGGTCTTCTTCCCACGATAGGCAAGGCCCAGGGCGCTCACCATCTCCGTGTGGGCCAGCCCCGCCCCCAGGCGCCGGTGGAACCGCCGCAGGGCCGGGACGGTGATCCCCGCCAGGGGGGCCAGCCAGACCGGGTTGTCCACCTCCACCCCCCCCAGGGAGCGGGGAAAGGAAGCGGGAAAAGACGGAGGGATCATCGGGAGGCGTTGCGCTGGTGGAGGAGCCGAAGCCCCTTGAGGGTCAGCCAGGGGTCGACGTGCAGGAGGGTGCGGGAATGCTTCGCCAGGATCGCCGCGTGTCCTCCCGTGGCCACCACGGGACAACGGGTTCCCAGTTCGTCGAACACCCGCTCCACCAGGGCGTCGATGAGCCCTGCGTAGCCGTAGACGATGCCCGAACGGATGGACTCCAGGGTGGACCTGCCGATGACGCTCTTGGGAGCCTCCAGGCTCACCTGGGGCAGCTTCGCGGTCCGGGAGAAAAGGGTTTCCATGCTCACCACCAGTCCCGGGGCAATGGCCCCCCCCAGGTAGGCCCCGTCCCGGTCCACCACGTCCAGGGTGATGGCGGTGCCCAGATCTACCAGAGCCAGGGGGCATCCGTACTCCGCCACCCCTGCCACGGCGTTCACCAGCCGATCCGCCCCCACTTCCTGGGGCACCCCGTAGCGCACCTCCATGCCCAGGTCCAGGGCCGTGGACACCACCAGGGGATCCAGGGAACCGTAACGGGACAGGGCCTCTTTCCAGGGTTCCTCCAGGGACGGGACCACGCTGGAGAGGATGGCTCCGCCGAAGTCCCGGGGGGTCCAATCCCGGGAGCGGAGCAGGTTCAGCAGCAGCAGCCCCAGCTCGTCGGCGGTGCGCCGCTCCGAGACCAGACGCCAATGCCCCAGGAGTTCCGCCTCCCGAAAGACCCCGATCACCGTGTTCGTGTTGCCGATATCCACCACCAGGAGCAAGGGGTTCCCTCCTCTTCCTTTTCGGCTGGCCTGCCGATCATGGGCCCCATTCTACACCCCCGCGAGGACCCGCACGGACCAGGCCAGGACCCCTCCCGCAAGGCCCAGGGCCGCCAGAATCGCCCGAGGGACGGAGCAGGAGGAGGCGCGAAGGGCCCCGAAGGCCGCCGCTCCCGCCGCCAGGCTTGCCAGGAGGGGGGAAAAGGGAACCTGCCAGGGCAGGATCCGACAGATCCCGTCCGCCACGAGCGCAAAGGCCTCCGCCATCAGCTCTCCGGGAAAGGCGAGCAGGGCGCTCCCGGGAAGACCCGCAAGGGCGGGAAGGGACAAGAGGGAGACCAGGGGGAAGAACAGGGCGAAGAAGGGTAAAGCCAGCAGGTTCACCGCCAGCCCCGCCACGGGGACCGTGCCGAAGGCCCAGGTCACCAGGGGAGCCGTGACCAGCCACACCAGGGGACCCGCCAAGGGGAGGAAGGGACGGGGAAGCCCGCTCCAGGAGGAGAGCACCAGCACGGAGAGGACGGAGAGGCGGAAACCCAGATCCGTGAAGAGCCAGGGGTTCAGGGCCAGGAGGAGCAACGCCGCAACGCAAAGGGAGTGGAAGGCCCGGGAGGGACGCCCCAGGGCACCCCCCAGCAGCACCACCTGGATCATGGCCCCCGCACGAAGGGCGCTGGCGGCGGCCCCCGCCAGGAGCACGTAGCCCCACAGGAAGAGGCTCTCCCAGAGCAGCCTCCCCGGGACCCGGCGCAGGAGGAGGTGGAGGATCCCCACCACCAGAGCCACGTGAAACCCCGAGACCGCCAGGATATGGGAGGTCCCCCATCGGGCGTGCTGCCTCGCCAGGTCCGGGTCCCTTCGGCCCAGCCAGGCCGCCAGGAGGTACCCCCGAACCGGGGAGGGGAGGTTCAGCAGCAGGGCGGATCGGACGCCGTTTCTCCAGGCGACCCACCCGGACGGGGGAGAGCGGAACTCCAGAAGCGCCGCGTCCAGGACCCCCTGCGCCCCCCGGCATCGCCAGTAGGCCTCCTCGTCGAACCCCCGAAGGGAATCGGAAGACCGAAAAGGACGAGGTCCGCCCCGCACCCGATACATCTGCCCTTCCATCGCCCCGGTCCCCCAGGGAAGGGCCACGAGAAAACGGCCGGAGGGGAACCCCATGAGGGCCACCCGGGAAGACCCCCAGGAACGTTCCAGGAGGACCCGCCCCGTTTCGTCCAGGCGCCGGGGCAGTTCCGGGGCTTGGACCAACCGGGCGGCGACCCACCAGGACCCCAGGAAGGAGACGAGAAGGATCAGGACCGCCGGGGGCAGGCTCCCCGGGGCGGGGAAAGCCCCTTCTCCCAGAAGGAGCACCGCCGCGGTGCACAGCCCCCCCGCCGCGGCGGCCGCAATCGGGGAAACCCCCAGGCGAACCGCCGAGAGGGCGCCGATCCAGCCGCACAGGACGGCGAACGCCGGGGCTCGGGTCAGGAGGGACACGGGATCAGGGGGACAAGCGAAGGAAGGGTCGCATCTGCTCCAGCTTCTTCGGGCCGATGCCCTTCACCCGAAGGAGGTCCTCCGGCACCCGAAAAGGGCCGTTGGCCTCCCGGAAGGCTACGATGGCCTCCCCGGTCTTGGGCCCCACTCCGGGGAGGGCCTCCAGCTCCTTGGCGGTGGCCCGGTTGGGATCCACCGTGGCCGTCTGGGGAGAGGCGCCTCCCCGAACCCCTTCCGTCTCCTTGGTGGTGGATCGGGAAACCGGGGCCCCTGCGGCGCTTCCTCCTCCCGCAGGGGGCGCGCCCTTTTCGGGCACCCGGACGTGGTCTCCGTCCCTCAGGAGGGCGGCCAGGTTGACCCCTTCGGGGTCCGCCTTTTCCGTGAGCCCTCCCGCCTTGTCCACCGCCTCGTAGACCCGGCTCTCCGGGGGCACCCGGACGATGCCAGGATGCCTCACCTCCCCGGTGACGTAGACGATCCAGTCCGGAGTCGCCTCGGGAGGGAGAGACGGGGGCGCCGTCTCTCCCTCTCGGGGCTGGGCAGCCTCAGGGGCCGCCACCCGGAGGATGTCCCCCGCCACCTGTCGGTTCTCCCCGCTGCGGAACCGTCCGGCAAAACCCCAGACGAGGGCGAAGGCCACGAGGAAACAGACCAAACCTCCCAGGGCCGTCCAGAAGGGGCGTCTCTTCAGGAAATCCACGGTCTCTCCTCCCCCGGCCTTTGCACCTCCCCGCGCAGGTACCAGGTCTCCGCCGACACGATCCTCACGAGGATCTCTTCTCCCGCCGTCGCCGGCCCAGGGAAGAGCACCACCTTGTCCTGGGGGGTACGCCCCTGCCAGAACCCCTCCCCTTTGGGTGCGGGGCCCTCCGCCAGGACGGGGAGGACGCGCCCCACATAGGTCTCGTTGATCTCCCGAGCGATGCGGGACTGAAGGTCGTTCACCTCG
The sequence above is drawn from the Aminomonas paucivorans DSM 12260 genome and encodes:
- a CDS encoding helix-hairpin-helix domain-containing protein is translated as MDFLKRRPFWTALGGLVCFLVAFALVWGFAGRFRSGENRQVAGDILRVAAPEAAQPREGETAPPSLPPEATPDWIVYVTGEVRHPGIVRVPPESRVYEAVDKAGGLTEKADPEGVNLAALLRDGDHVRVPEKGAPPAGGGSAAGAPVSRSTTKETEGVRGGASPQTATVDPNRATAKELEALPGVGPKTGEAIVAFREANGPFRVPEDLLRVKGIGPKKLEQMRPFLRLSP
- the gatC gene encoding Asp-tRNA(Asn)/Glu-tRNA(Gln) amidotransferase subunit GatC yields the protein MKVNEAEVRHVASLAKIRVEEREIGPLVEHFRRIGEHFLKLESLDVQDTDPFGLLEDAPAPLREDEVRNWEGREAVLEGAPRREGDFFRVPRIGGGAA
- a CDS encoding type III pantothenate kinase; amino-acid sequence: MLLVVDIGNTNTVIGVFREAELLGHWRLVSERRTADELGLLLLNLLRSRDWTPRDFGGAILSSVVPSLEEPWKEALSRYGSLDPLVVSTALDLGMEVRYGVPQEVGADRLVNAVAGVAEYGCPLALVDLGTAITLDVVDRDGAYLGGAIAPGLVVSMETLFSRTAKLPQVSLEAPKSVIGRSTLESIRSGIVYGYAGLIDALVERVFDELGTRCPVVATGGHAAILAKHSRTLLHVDPWLTLKGLRLLHQRNASR
- a CDS encoding ComEC/Rec2 family competence protein, giving the protein MSLLTRAPAFAVLCGWIGALSAVRLGVSPIAAAAAGGLCTAAVLLLGEGAFPAPGSLPPAVLILLVSFLGSWWVAARLVQAPELPRRLDETGRVLLERSWGSSRVALMGFPSGRFLVALPWGTGAMEGQMYRVRGGPRPFRSSDSLRGFDEEAYWRCRGAQGVLDAALLEFRSPPSGWVAWRNGVRSALLLNLPSPVRGYLLAAWLGRRDPDLARQHARWGTSHILAVSGFHVALVVGILHLLLRRVPGRLLWESLFLWGYVLLAGAAASALRAGAMIQVVLLGGALGRPSRAFHSLCVAALLLLALNPWLFTDLGFRLSVLSVLVLSSWSGLPRPFLPLAGPLVWLVTAPLVTWAFGTVPVAGLAVNLLALPFFALFFPLVSLLSLPALAGLPGSALLAFPGELMAEAFALVADGICRILPWQVPFSPLLASLAAGAAAFGALRASSCSVPRAILAALGLAGGVLAWSVRVLAGV
- the lysS gene encoding lysine--tRNA ligase; translated protein: MVDEMLEPAQMPEEEIFRQRKDKLARLRTEEGYDPYLVDRFDRKHTLGYVRSAFEGLQADEGGEETIVTAGRVMTLRRHGKAAFATLEDEHHRLQMYFQFDELGEKAYTFFKKWVDTGDLLGVAGRPFRTQRGELSLKVSQFTLLSKALRPLPEKWHGLKDQEVRYRQRYVDLIANPEVRDTFRKRTRIIQTFRRVLEAHDTLEVGTPILSPLAGGANARPFVTFHNALGIPMYLRIATELYLKRLIVGMFGRVYEIGPNFRNEGIDLKHNPEFTAMEVYWSYANYEDMMDLCEEILVACADEVGSRTVTYQGTEISFEPPFRRASMMDLVKEHTGIDFDALSDQEARDLALKNKVVSELKGYETKYHLLPEFFDAYVEDKLIQPTFVMGHPTVISPLSKRNAANPDITDRFELFINGSEVANAFSELNDPLDQRERFLDQVKQKEAGDEEAHVFDEDFVNALEYGLPPTGGMGIGIDRLVMLLTDSRSIRDVILFPTMRPRA
- the ligA gene encoding NAD-dependent DNA ligase LigA, translated to MASGTPLPDRDAAASRIRELTEQIRLHDHRYYVLDDPVLPDDAYDALLRELRSLERAHPDLADPDSPTGRVGGSPKEEFRKVTHPVPLQSLDNALDREELAAFLQRLRQGLGREEVPVVCEPKIDGLAVTLRYRDGRFVQGATRGDGRVGEDVTENLRTLRSLPLRLALPVPGELEVRGEVFMARGDFGELNVRREEEGEPPFANPRNAAAGALRQLDPRITAQRRLRLFLYHVVDPLARGITTQGALLEWLREVGFPTQGEWARCTSPGEIGTFLDRWDQKRHEHLAQTDGVVVKLDDLAARETLGSTNRAPRWAIAFKYPPEERPTRVRDIEISVGRTGVLTPTAVLEPVRLSGTVVQRASLHNPDEVARKDVRIGDRVFVRKAGEIIPEVVRVDREARDGSESPFVPPSACPACGSEAVRLEGEVALRCPNRSCPAQLKEGLRHFASRGGLDIRGLGEKLLEQAVDVGLVRDAADLFLVTEDAWAALDRMGAASARNLKEALEVAKDRPLRKLLFALGIRNVGDRLAADLAGRFGSLEALEACSEEALAAVEGVGPVVAAAVRAFFRDGHNRETLRRLREAGVRMEDPQEEKAPGGLPWAGWKLVFTGELESCPREAAQEAARARGAQTGESVSRKTTAVVAGARAGSKLEKARKLGIPVWDEARFLELLREAEETREGDAPFPKTLEEGTRP
- the gatA gene encoding Asp-tRNA(Asn)/Glu-tRNA(Gln) amidotransferase subunit GatA — protein: MDLHELSAWQVAQGLAAKRFSALEVTRACLDRIRSLDGRVKACLTVLEDRALEKAREVDGALARGEDPGLLSGVPVLVKDNLCTVGTRTTCGSRILGDWEPPYDATAVRLLKEAGAILLGKTNMDEFAMGSSTEHSAFGPTRNPWDPERVPGGSSGGSAAGVAAGFAPLALGSDTGGSIRQPAAFCGIQGLKPTYGLVSRYGLVAYASSLDQVGPLAREVGDLALGMDVIARPDPLDATSCREERPRFLDAVHTDNLKGLRIGVLGGFDDSAVEEPIRKALVLAARYCQDAGALLSEVRLPLSLEYGLASYYILAPAEASSNLARFDGVRYGSAEEASCLEDLYLRTRGADFGPEVKRRILTGTYALSSGYYDAFYLKAQKARRAIVREFRQVFGQVDAILTPTAPTRAFRQGEHLDDPIRMYLGDAFTLPANLAGLPALSLCAGIAEGLPTAVQILGPWRKDQRLVRIGVMLERAFGAPSVAPLGKEESR
- a CDS encoding tRNA dihydrouridine synthase, coding for MIPPSFPASFPRSLGGVEVDNPVWLAPLAGITVPALRRFHRRLGAGLAHTEMVSALGLAYRGKKTRELLTVLEGEGPLAAQLFGPDAPSLAEGARLTLAVHPFQALEINMACPMPKVARKGAGAALLERPDEAVRAVRSCAALGVPLWVKVRLLPGGAATATARFCEALLDAGAAFLLVHGRTPGQRYEGTADRDAVCALARLYPGLLGASGDLFTPEDARAYLEGGCASVLVARGLLKDPLLVPRILEELGFPLPLGGEGRRNPREALLELGDDLFLREGERTALLLAKRMVAGWFRGGHGAAERRHRAVLTRDWASLRKQIQEWPDREELDRPPRIEG